A stretch of Streptococcus sp. oral taxon 061 DNA encodes these proteins:
- a CDS encoding SpGH101 family endo-alpha-N-acetylgalactosaminidase gives MDKRLFEKRCKYSIRKFSLGVASVIIGATFFGTSTVLADTAQTGSTANMPADLAAALANAKDDNGHDFEAPKPGEDQGSPEVTEGPKTEEEILAKEKEAVVPSATETTESELPKDLREKLDKAEDSGHSASKDDLAKEDKSLVPEDVAKTKNGELNYGATVEIKSDAGTGSGIVIGENLVLSVSHNFIKDVPDGNNRKVADNIESDKDVYTVSYEGAPDVKFSKNDVKHWDREGFLKGYKNDLAIVKLRKPLANAPVEVLDKPSTIKVGDKVHVFGYPKGKLDPILNTTVEAINNHGEGVRGISYQGSEPGASGGGIFDENGKLIGIHQNGVSGKRSGGILFSPAQLEWIQNYIKGIETTKPAGLDALDKQVEDKEEKPKEDKPQEEKPADNKPAENKPAENKPAENKPAENKPAETKEVKPEWKTVDKKEQQGTVAIREEKGVRYNQLASTAQNDNGKNPALFEKEGLTVDANGNATVDLTFKEESETGKSRFGVFMKFKDTDNNVFVGYDQGGWFWEYKTNGSGLWYQGERVAAPVNGSVNHLTISLKSDGQLNATNNDVKLFDTLTLPSAVNDKLKDEKKIVLKAGTYNSSERTIVNIKTDDQEGVKADKEVAEKEKGDEVDDRNVKYDTIESTVLKAVIDQAFPRIKEYVLNGNKLPGQLQPINQVVINKHAVTPEVTYKKVNATTAEYEMKLRDEENLINADMTVRLQVVGNQLHFDVTKIVNHNQVTPGQKIDDERKLLSSISFLGNALVSVSSDQPGAKFDGATMSNNTHVSGDDHIEVTNPMKELAKGYMYGFVSTDKLAAGVWSNSQNSYGGGSYDWTRLTAYKNTIGNANYVEIHSSEWQWEKAHNGIVFPAYTKELPSAKVVITEDANADNKVDWQDGAIAYRSIMNNPQGWEKVKNITAYRIAMNFGSQAQNPFLMTLDGIKKINLHTDGLGQGVLLKGYGSEGHDSGHLNYADIGKRIGGTEDFKALIEKAKKYGAHLGIHVNASETYPESKYFNENILRKNADGSYSYGWNWLDQGINIDAAYDLAHGRIARWEELKKELGEGLDFIYVDVWGNGQSGDNGAWATHVLAKEINQQGWRFAIEWGHGGEYDSTFHHWAADLTYGGYTNKGINSAITRFIRNHQKDAWVGDYRSYGGAANYPLLGGYSMKDFEGWQGRSDYNGYVTNLFAHDVMTKYFQHFTVSKWENGKPVTMTDNGGTYKWTPEMKVELVDEENNKVVVTRKSNDVNSPQYRERIVTLNDRVIQDGSAYLTPWNWDANGNKLTGDKEKMYYFNTEKGATTWTLPSDWANGKVYLYKLTDQGKTEEQEVAVKDGKITLDLLANQPYVLYRSKQTNPEMSWSEGMHIYDQGFNSESLDHWKIEGDASKATVVKSQGANQMLRIQGNKEKVSLTQKLTGLKPNTKYAVYVGVDNRSDAKASITVNTGEKEVTNYTNKSLALNYVKAYAHNTRTDNATVNDRSYFQNMYAFFTTGSDVSNVTLTLSREAGDEATYFDEIRTFENDSNMYGDGHDTAKGVFKQDFENVGQGIFPFVIGGIEGVEDNRTHLSEKHGPYTQRDWNGKKVDDVIEGNWSLKTNGLVSRRNLVYQTIPQNFRFEAGKTYRITFDYEAGSDNTYAFVVGKGEFQSGRRGSQASDLEMHELPNSWTDSQKAKRATFLVTGAETGDTWVGIYSTGNASNTRGDSGGNANFRGYNDFIMDKLQIEEIVLTGKMMIENAVKNYLPTVAMTNYTKESMDALKEAVFNLSQADDDISLEEAKAEIDKVNALKDALVMKKVALVADDFASLSAPAQAGEGLENAFDGNLSSLWHTSWGGGDVGKPATMVLKEPTEITGFRYVPRGSGSNGNLRDVTLVVTDETGKEHTFNATNWADNNKPKDIDFGKTIKAKKIVLTGTRTYGDGGNQYQSAAELIFARPQVAEADLDTSAYEAALAKAQKLTDKSNQEEVASVVASMKYATDNHLLTDRMVTFFAEYLDQLKDSTPTPDPEPTPDPKPTPDPEPTPDPKPTPDPEPTPDPEPTPDPKPTPDPEPTPDPKPTPDPEPTPDPKPTPDPEPTPDPEPTPDPEPTPTPKPTPEPEVLTSKGNQEPPVVEIPEFTGGVNAAEAAVHEIPEFKGGVNWVEADKNELPEFKGGVNWVEADKNELPEFKGGANWVEAAKNDVPEYKETLAAGDNQTSPVAEKLDQKPALTPTPAMQATQKEADQPKLPETGEGTTEHLFLAGLTLAMSALFLQKRKED, from the coding sequence ATGGATAAAAGGTTATTTGAAAAACGTTGTAAATATAGTATTCGGAAATTTTCATTAGGTGTTGCTTCTGTTATCATTGGTGCTACATTCTTCGGAACAAGTACCGTTTTAGCTGATACAGCACAGACTGGTTCTACCGCAAATATGCCAGCTGATTTAGCAGCAGCCCTAGCAAATGCAAAAGATGATAATGGGCATGACTTTGAAGCGCCGAAACCTGGAGAGGACCAAGGTTCTCCAGAAGTTACCGAAGGACCAAAGACTGAAGAAGAAATACTTGCGAAAGAAAAAGAAGCAGTAGTACCATCTGCAACTGAAACAACCGAAAGTGAACTCCCTAAAGATCTACGCGAAAAGTTGGATAAGGCTGAAGATAGTGGACATTCTGCTTCAAAAGATGATTTAGCAAAAGAAGATAAAAGTTTAGTTCCAGAAGATGTCGCTAAAACAAAAAACGGTGAATTGAATTACGGTGCGACTGTTGAAATTAAGAGCGATGCTGGGACTGGTAGTGGGATTGTTATCGGAGAAAATCTTGTTTTATCAGTATCTCATAACTTTATCAAGGATGTTCCGGATGGCAACAATCGTAAGGTAGCAGACAATATCGAAAGCGATAAAGATGTATATACAGTTTCTTATGAAGGTGCACCAGACGTTAAGTTTAGTAAAAATGATGTAAAACACTGGGATCGTGAAGGCTTCCTAAAAGGTTATAAGAATGACTTAGCCATTGTCAAACTTCGCAAACCTCTTGCAAATGCTCCAGTTGAAGTTTTAGATAAACCATCTACCATTAAGGTAGGAGATAAGGTACACGTCTTTGGTTATCCAAAAGGAAAGCTCGATCCAATCCTTAATACCACTGTCGAAGCTATTAACAATCATGGCGAAGGCGTTCGTGGAATTAGCTACCAAGGAAGTGAACCTGGTGCCAGTGGTGGCGGAATCTTCGATGAAAATGGGAAATTAATTGGTATTCACCAAAATGGTGTATCTGGTAAACGTAGTGGTGGTATCCTCTTCTCACCTGCACAGTTAGAGTGGATTCAAAACTATATCAAAGGTATTGAAACAACTAAACCAGCTGGTCTAGATGCACTTGATAAACAAGTTGAAGATAAAGAAGAAAAACCAAAAGAGGATAAACCTCAAGAAGAAAAACCAGCTGACAATAAGCCGGCAGAAAACAAACCAGCTGAGAACAAACCAGCTGAGAACAAACCAGCGGAAAACAAACCGGCTGAAACAAAAGAAGTTAAACCAGAATGGAAAACTGTTGATAAGAAGGAACAACAAGGAACAGTAGCAATTCGTGAAGAAAAAGGTGTTCGATACAATCAACTAGCTTCAACAGCTCAAAATGATAACGGCAAAAATCCAGCCTTGTTTGAAAAAGAAGGTTTGACAGTTGACGCTAATGGGAATGCTACAGTTGATTTGACCTTCAAAGAAGAGTCTGAAACAGGCAAGTCTCGCTTTGGTGTCTTCATGAAATTTAAAGACACAGATAATAACGTTTTTGTAGGGTATGACCAAGGCGGATGGTTCTGGGAATACAAGACAAATGGTAGCGGACTTTGGTATCAAGGCGAACGTGTCGCAGCACCAGTAAATGGTTCTGTTAACCATTTGACGATCAGTCTCAAATCGGACGGACAACTGAACGCAACCAACAATGATGTCAAGTTATTCGATACTCTTACCTTACCTTCTGCAGTTAATGACAAATTAAAAGATGAGAAGAAGATTGTTCTTAAAGCTGGAACATACAATAGTAGCGAAAGAACAATTGTAAACATTAAAACAGATGACCAAGAAGGCGTTAAAGCAGACAAAGAAGTTGCTGAAAAAGAAAAAGGCGATGAAGTTGATGATCGTAATGTGAAATACGATACAATTGAGTCTACTGTTTTGAAAGCAGTCATTGACCAAGCCTTCCCTCGTATTAAAGAATATGTCCTTAATGGCAACAAGCTTCCAGGTCAACTTCAACCAATTAATCAAGTTGTTATCAATAAGCATGCCGTAACTCCTGAAGTTACCTATAAAAAAGTAAATGCAACAACTGCTGAGTATGAAATGAAACTCCGTGATGAGGAAAATCTCATTAATGCAGATATGACTGTTCGTTTACAAGTAGTGGGCAATCAACTTCACTTTGATGTGACTAAGATTGTCAACCATAACCAAGTAACACCAGGACAGAAGATTGATGATGAACGTAAATTACTTTCTTCTATCAGCTTCTTAGGCAATGCCTTGGTATCTGTTTCAAGTGACCAACCTGGAGCTAAGTTTGATGGGGCAACCATGTCAAACAATACTCACGTAAGTGGTGACGACCATATCGAAGTAACCAATCCAATGAAAGAATTGGCCAAAGGTTACATGTATGGATTTGTTTCAACAGATAAACTTGCTGCTGGTGTATGGAGCAACTCACAAAACAGTTACGGTGGTGGTTCTTATGACTGGACACGTTTGACAGCCTACAAGAACACTATTGGTAATGCTAACTACGTTGAAATCCATAGTTCTGAATGGCAATGGGAAAAAGCACACAATGGTATTGTCTTCCCAGCATATACTAAGGAACTTCCAAGTGCTAAAGTTGTCATCACAGAAGATGCCAATGCTGATAATAAAGTAGACTGGCAAGATGGTGCGATTGCATACCGTAGCATCATGAACAACCCTCAAGGTTGGGAAAAAGTAAAAAATATCACTGCATACCGTATCGCTATGAACTTTGGTTCACAAGCACAGAACCCATTCCTGATGACCTTGGATGGTATCAAGAAGATTAACCTCCATACAGATGGTCTTGGGCAAGGTGTCCTCCTTAAAGGTTACGGTAGTGAAGGACATGACTCAGGTCACTTAAACTACGCGGATATCGGTAAACGTATCGGTGGTACGGAAGACTTTAAAGCTCTTATTGAAAAAGCTAAGAAATATGGTGCCCACCTAGGTATCCACGTTAACGCTTCAGAAACCTATCCTGAATCAAAATACTTCAATGAAAATATCCTTCGTAAAAATGCTGACGGTAGCTATAGCTATGGTTGGAACTGGCTTGACCAAGGTATCAATATTGATGCAGCCTATGATTTGGCTCATGGACGTATAGCGCGTTGGGAAGAGTTGAAGAAAGAGTTGGGTGAAGGCCTAGACTTCATCTATGTCGACGTTTGGGGTAACGGTCAATCAGGAGACAACGGTGCTTGGGCAACTCACGTTCTTGCAAAAGAAATCAACCAACAGGGTTGGCGTTTTGCAATTGAGTGGGGCCATGGTGGTGAGTATGACTCTACCTTCCATCACTGGGCTGCAGACTTGACTTATGGTGGCTATACCAATAAAGGTATTAACAGTGCCATTACTCGCTTTATCCGTAACCACCAAAAAGATGCTTGGGTTGGTGATTACAGAAGCTATGGAGGTGCGGCTAACTACCCACTTCTAGGTGGATATAGCATGAAAGACTTCGAAGGCTGGCAAGGTCGTAGTGACTACAATGGTTATGTAACCAACTTGTTTGCCCACGATGTTATGACTAAATACTTCCAACACTTCACTGTTAGCAAATGGGAAAATGGTAAACCAGTAACCATGACTGACAATGGTGGCACTTACAAGTGGACACCTGAGATGAAGGTTGAATTGGTCGATGAGGAAAACAACAAGGTAGTTGTTACTCGTAAATCTAATGATGTCAATAGCCCACAATACCGTGAACGAATTGTAACACTTAACGATCGTGTCATTCAAGATGGTTCAGCCTACTTGACTCCTTGGAACTGGGATGCCAATGGTAACAAGCTTACTGGTGACAAGGAAAAAATGTACTACTTCAATACTGAAAAAGGTGCAACAACTTGGACACTTCCTAGCGACTGGGCAAATGGTAAAGTTTACCTTTACAAACTAACAGACCAAGGTAAGACTGAAGAACAAGAAGTAGCTGTCAAAGATGGTAAGATTACACTCGATCTTCTAGCAAATCAACCTTATGTTCTTTATCGTTCTAAACAAACTAATCCTGAAATGTCATGGAGTGAAGGAATGCATATCTATGACCAAGGATTTAACAGTGAATCTTTAGACCATTGGAAGATTGAAGGTGACGCTTCTAAAGCAACAGTTGTCAAATCTCAAGGTGCAAACCAAATGCTCCGCATCCAAGGCAATAAAGAAAAAGTTAGTCTCACTCAAAAATTGACTGGCTTGAAGCCAAATACAAAATATGCAGTTTATGTCGGTGTTGATAATCGTAGTGATGCTAAAGCAAGCATTACTGTTAACACTGGTGAGAAAGAAGTGACAAACTACACGAACAAGTCACTTGCTCTTAACTATGTTAAAGCATACGCTCATAACACTCGTACTGACAATGCAACAGTTAATGATAGAAGTTACTTCCAAAACATGTATGCCTTCTTCACAACAGGTTCAGATGTATCAAATGTAACCTTGACCTTGAGTCGTGAAGCAGGAGATGAAGCAACTTACTTCGATGAAATCCGTACTTTCGAAAATGATTCAAACATGTACGGTGATGGTCATGATACTGCAAAAGGCGTCTTCAAACAAGACTTTGAAAATGTCGGACAAGGTATCTTCCCATTTGTCATCGGTGGAATCGAAGGTGTTGAAGATAACCGTACTCACTTGTCTGAAAAACATGGTCCATACACACAACGTGATTGGAATGGCAAGAAAGTTGACGACGTTATTGAAGGAAATTGGTCACTCAAGACAAACGGTCTTGTTAGCCGTCGTAACTTGGTTTACCAAACAATCCCACAAAACTTCCGCTTTGAAGCAGGTAAGACCTACCGTATCACATTTGACTACGAAGCTGGATCAGATAATACTTACGCATTTGTTGTAGGTAAGGGAGAATTCCAATCTGGTCGTCGTGGTAGCCAAGCAAGCGACCTCGAAATGCATGAATTACCAAACTCATGGACTGATTCTCAAAAAGCGAAACGTGCAACCTTCCTTGTGACAGGTGCTGAAACTGGCGATACTTGGGTAGGTATCTACTCTACAGGTAACGCAAGTAATACTCGTGGAGATTCTGGTGGTAATGCTAACTTCCGTGGTTACAATGATTTCATCATGGATAAACTTCAAATTGAAGAGATTGTCTTGACAGGTAAGATGATGATAGAAAATGCTGTCAAGAATTATCTTCCAACTGTAGCCATGACTAACTACACCAAAGAAAGTATGGATGCTTTAAAAGAAGCAGTCTTCAACCTCAGTCAAGCCGATGATGACATTAGTCTGGAAGAAGCTAAAGCAGAAATCGATAAGGTCAATGCTCTTAAAGATGCTTTAGTAATGAAGAAAGTAGCTCTTGTGGCAGATGACTTTGCAAGTCTTTCAGCTCCTGCTCAGGCTGGTGAAGGTCTTGAAAATGCCTTTGATGGCAACTTGTCTAGTCTATGGCATACATCATGGGGCGGAGGCGATGTTGGTAAACCAGCAACCATGGTCTTGAAAGAACCAACTGAAATTACAGGCTTCCGTTATGTTCCACGCGGTTCAGGTTCAAATGGTAACTTGAGAGATGTGACTCTTGTTGTTACTGATGAAACAGGTAAGGAGCATACCTTCAATGCAACTAATTGGGCTGATAATAACAAACCAAAAGATATCGACTTTGGTAAGACTATCAAAGCTAAGAAGATTGTCCTAACTGGAACAAGAACTTATGGAGATGGTGGTAATCAATATCAATCAGCTGCAGAATTGATCTTTGCTCGTCCTCAAGTTGCTGAAGCAGATCTTGACACAAGTGCATATGAAGCAGCCTTGGCTAAAGCTCAAAAATTGACTGATAAGAGCAATCAAGAAGAAGTGGCAAGTGTAGTTGCAAGCATGAAGTATGCAACAGATAACCACCTCTTAACAGATCGAATGGTGACATTCTTTGCAGAATATTTGGATCAGTTGAAGGATTCAACACCAACCCCAGATCCAGAACCAACTCCAGATCCGAAACCAACCCCAGATCCAGAACCAACTCCGGATCCAAAACCAACTCCAGATCCAGAACCAACTCCAGATCCAGAGCCAACTCCAGATCCAAAACCAACCCCAGATCCAGAGCCAACTCCAGATCCGAAACCAACTCCAGATCCAGAGCCAACTCCAGATCCGAAGCCAACCCCAGATCCAGAACCAACTCCAGATCCAGAACCAACTCCAGATCCAGAGCCAACCCCAACTCCAAAACCAACTCCAGAACCTGAAGTACTAACAAGTAAAGGAAATCAAGAACCACCAGTAGTTGAAATTCCTGAATTTACAGGTGGCGTTAATGCTGCAGAAGCAGCTGTTCATGAAATTCCAGAGTTCAAGGGCGGCGTTAATTGGGTTGAAGCGGACAAGAATGAGCTCCCAGAGTTCAAGGGCGGCGTTAATTGGGTTGAAGCGGACAAGAATGAGCTTCCAGAATTCAAGGGTGGAGCTAATTGGGTTGAAGCGGCTAAGAATGATGTTCCTGAGTATAAAGAGACATTAGCTGCAGGAGACAATCAGACAAGTCCAGTTGCAGAAAAACTTGATCAGAAACCAGCTCTTACACCAACACCTGCTATGCAAGCAACACAAAAAGAAGCAGATCAGCCTAAACTTCCTGAAACTGGTGAAGGCACAACTGAACACCTCTTCCTAGCTGGTCTTACATTAGCAATGTCTGCTCTATTTCTTCAAAAAAGAAAAGAAGATTAA